One Chloroflexota bacterium genomic window, CGACGCGTGGTGGGAAGTAACGGGTGCGGAAGCTCCCACGACCGATCAACCGCTCTGGAAGACGCAGAGCACCAACACGCGCAAAGGCGCCGACAGCTGGCGCTGCAAAGAGTGTCACGGATGGGATTACAAAGGTAAGGACGGCGCGTACGGTTCCGGGTCGCACAAGACGGGGTTTGGCGGTCTGCTGAAATCCGCCACACTCTCGGCGGATGAGTTGACGGCCTGGCTCAACGGGAAGAAGAATGCGAACCACGACTTTTCCAAGGGGATGGATGCCCCCAGCCTCCAGGCGCTGGTCACGTTCATCCAGAAGGAAATGAAAGACCCGTCAGCCTACATCAACGCGGACAAGTCGGCGAAGGGCGACCCCGTGAAAGGCAAAGCCAGGTTCAGCGCGACCTGCGCCGCCTGTCACGGCAACGACGGCAAGAAGCTCAACTTCGGCGATGCCGCCGCGCCGGAGTTCGTGGGCACGCTGGCCGCGGACAACCCGTGGGAGTTTTTCCACAAGGTGCTGGCTGGGCAGCCCGGCGAGCCGATGCCTTCCGGTTATGGCATGAACTGGACGCTGGAGGATGTCGCCAACATCGCGGCGTACGCGCAAACCTTGCCCGTGAAGTAGACACTGAGACTTCCAAATCCCAACAACCGCCAGCCCTTGGGCAGTTGGTTGTTGGGATTTGGAGGTGGGGATTTGGACGTTACCATGACCCGCACATCGCTTCTGGCGCGCATCAGCGAATCGCGCGTGTGGCGCTCGTTTTTTCGACACGGCTGGCCGGACAATCCGCTTGACCGCTCGCTGGTGATGACCAGCAACGTCTTTCTCCACCTGCACCCGGTCAAGGTCAGCCGCAAGAGTTTGCACTGGGCGTACTCGTTCGGACTCGGCGTTATTTCCGCGATCCTGTTCGCCGTGCTCGTGTGGACCGGCGTTCTGCTGATGTTCTACTACGTGCCGTCCGTGGAGCGCGCGTACTCGACGATGAAGGAGATTCAGTTGTCCGTCCCGCTCGGCCAGTTCACACGGGACATGCACCGCTGGGCAGCGCACGCCATGGTGCTCGTCGTGATCCTGCACATGGCGCGCGTGTTTTACACCGGCGCATACAAGCCGCCGCGTGAGTTCAACTGGCTGATCGGCGTGGCGCTGCTCCTCTTCACGCTCGGCGCGAGCTTCACCGGCTATCTGCTGCCGTGGGACCAACTGGCGTACTGGGCTATCACCGTCGGCACGAACATCGCAGGCTACGCGCCGGTCGCGGGACCGGCGGCGCGCCAGATGCTGCTCGGCGGAGGCGAAGTCGGGCAGAACTCGCTCCTTCGGTTTTACACCCTGCACATCGCCATATTACCGCTGCTGATCACGCTGTTCGTGTCGGTGCACCTATGGCGCGTGCGCAAGGACGGCGGATTGGCGGCCAATGACCAGCGGGCCGCGAGCAGTGAACACTGATGGCCGACCACCAGGGGTCCAGTATGGCGAATCAAACGCCGATCACCGACGAGATTTTCCCCAAGCATACGAGCAAAACCTACGCGCTCGTCGAGCTCGTGCGCGGCGAGAGCGCCATGGTCGACAAAGGGCCGGATGACACGCTCTTTGCTTTTCCCAGCGTACTGCTGCGGGAAATCGTCTTGTTCCTCGGCGTGACGCTCGCGATTTTCCTGTTCTCGCTCGTCAAGCATGCGCCGCTGGAGGAAATTGCCAACCCGTTCGTCACGACCGACCCCGCCAAAGCGCCGTGGTATTTTCTCGGCCTGCAGGAACTGCTGGAACACATGCACCCGTTGCTGGCGGGCGTCATCATTCCCGCCGTCCTCGTTCTGTTTCTCGTCGTGCTGCCGTACATCGACCGCTCCAGCGCGGAGGCGGGCGTGTGGTTTGGCTCGGCGCGGGACAAGCAGATCGTCGCGTGGACGGCGTTGTACACGCTGTTCGTGATGAGCGCGTATGTCGTGCTCGACAACGCATTCAGTCTGCGTGAACTGCTGCGCGCGGGCGCCCCCCAGTGGGTGGCGCAGGGCTTGTTGCCCGGCGGCATCCTCGCGCTGCTCGTCGCGCTGCCCGCATTCGCCCTGCGGCAACGCCAGACGACGACGCATCAGATCATGCTGGTGCTGTTTACGGTCATGCTCGTCTCAGCCGTTGTGTTCACCGTGAGCGGCTTTCTGTTCCGCGGCCCGGGGTTCAAGTTGTACTGGCCGTGGCAAATGCCGGGCGGCTACAATCCGTGGGATGGGCTGTAAGGAGGTGGCATGATGGCAGAGACGATCAGAGACGATAAACTCACGCGTCGGAACTTCCTGCTTGTGCTGTGGGGCGCTTCGACCCTGGGACTGTCCGGGCAGGGCTTGGCCGCGTTGTTCCAGTTCTTGCAGCCGCGCGTTGACGCGGGCGGTTTTGGAAGCAAGGTGGTTGCCGGCAATCTGGACGAGTTCCGACCGGGCACGGTCACGTACGTCCAAAAAAGCCGCTGCTATATCTCACGCCTCGCAGACGGCGGCATGCTTGCGCTCTGGCAGCGCTGCACGCATCTCGGCTGCACGGTGCCGTGGCGCGAAGAGCAGGGTCAATTTCTTTGCCCGTGCCACAGTTCGGTGTTCAACCGGCAGGGCGAAGTGACCGGCGGTCCGGCGCCGCGCCCCCTCGACCTATTCCCGCTCAGCGTCAAGGATGGCAAACTGCTTGTGGACACGAGCCGGCCGACCGAGCGCGCGGCATTTGAACGCGCCCAAGTCTTCTACCCCGCATGAGGTCCGCCGATGCGACCGCGAGAGAATCATAACCCACTTGTCGCCGCAGGAGTCGTATTCACGCTGGCGATCGCCATTACGTTCCAGCTTACTCTGGGCTTCGAGCCGGCGCGCATTCGGAGCGTCGAGGCGGCGGACCGCGCCCAGGCCCGGGCCGCGGGGAACACACTGTACGCCGAAAACTGCGCCGCCTGTCACGGCGACCAGGGCGAGGGCAAACTTGGCCCTGCGCTCAACTCAAAAGCGTTCCTCAACGCGACGGCGGACGAGACGCTCGTCAGCTTGATTCGCACGGGCGTGCCGGGCTCGGTCATGCCGGCGTGGGGACAAGCGTTCGGCGGGCCCTTCACCGACCAGCAAGCCGCGCAGGTCGTCGCCTACCTGCGCGCCTGGGAGCCGACCGCGCCGGACGTCAAGCCCGTCACCAGTGCGCCCGACCCCGTGCGCGGCGCAGGCGTTTTTGCGAACACCTGCTTCATTTGCCACGGCGAAGACGGACAGGGCACCGCGCGGGCGCCCGCGTTGAACGATCCCAGGCGGCTCAAGGAGTTTGACGACGGGTGGTACCGCGATGTCATCGCGCACGGCCGCCCGGCTAAGGGGATGCCAACGTGGGGCACCGTCCTCTCGCCCCGGCAGATCAACGATGTGGTGGCACTGCTTGCCGCGTGGCGCGCAGGGCGCACGGTGACGCCCTCAGCGACACTGGCGACCCAGATCAACAGCGCACTATACGCGCTGCGCCAATTCGACCGCGTTGACGCGGCGTTTTTTCTGAGCGCGGCCATCCCATTGGCGAACTCCGCCCAACAAGCCGAGATCGTAGCCGTAGTGGACCTGGTCAAACAGAATCATCTGTCCGAAGCCGAAGCGCGCCTACTGCTTCTCCTGCCCCCATCCGAATTGGGCAAGGAGATATTCGAGAGCAACTGCGCGTCCTGTCACGCCTCGGATGGCAGCGGCGGCATGGGCAAGAACTTGCGCGGCAGCAATTTCGTCAAATCCAAGACCGATGCGGAACTCGTCACGTTTCTAGTGGCGGGCAGGTCCGGCACGGCGATGAACGGTTTCCAAGGCATACTGAGCGAAGAGCAACTCAAGTACGTCATCGCGTTGATGCGGACGTGGCGATAGTAGGATCGAGTCAATCGGCTAACAAGGTTCTGCGCGCCGATTCTCGCTCGGCGGGCAACTGCTGAACGAGGCGCGTGCGGCCTTCCGATGCAGTTCGTGCGGTTCGTCCCAATTGGCGTCGCCCATTACGCCTTGCGTTCGACGACCGCATGCACTGCGGCCACGATATCATCGGTATCGGGTAGGACGACCGGATGAAACGCCGGGCTGAACGGCACCGGCACGCCCGGGTTGGCGACGCGCCGAATGGGCGCTTTGAGCGCGGCCATGGCGTTCTCAGCCACCAGGGCTGCGATCTCCGCGCCCGGGCCGGCCGTCTTGACGGCTTCGTGGGCGATTACCAGCCGGCCTGTCTTGCGGACGGAAGCCAGGATGGCATCGGTATCGAGTGGCGCGAGGCTCCGCAAGTCGACCACCTCGACGTCGATGCCTTGTTCGGCGAGTAGCTGCGCCGCCTCCAGGGCGTAGGGTACCATACTGCCATACGTTACCACGCTGACATCGCGCCCGCTGCGCGCTACCGCTGCGCTCCCGAGTGGGACGACGACATTCCCCGCCGGCACGGCGCCGCGGCGAGCGTAGAGCGGCTTGCTCTCGATGAATACGACCGGGTTTGGGTCGCGGATGGCGGCTTTGAGCAGCCCTTTGGCGTCGGCGGCATTGGAGGGCGCGACGACCTTCAATCCCGGCACATGCATGAACCAGGCATCGAACGACTGGCTGCTGTACACGGTGCCGGAGCGCAAGTTGACGAGGC contains:
- a CDS encoding cytochrome b N-terminal domain-containing protein, with protein sequence MTRTSLLARISESRVWRSFFRHGWPDNPLDRSLVMTSNVFLHLHPVKVSRKSLHWAYSFGLGVISAILFAVLVWTGVLLMFYYVPSVERAYSTMKEIQLSVPLGQFTRDMHRWAAHAMVLVVILHMARVFYTGAYKPPREFNWLIGVALLLFTLGASFTGYLLPWDQLAYWAITVGTNIAGYAPVAGPAARQMLLGGGEVGQNSLLRFYTLHIAILPLLITLFVSVHLWRVRKDGGLAANDQRAASSEH
- a CDS encoding c-type cytochrome, which produces MRPRENHNPLVAAGVVFTLAIAITFQLTLGFEPARIRSVEAADRAQARAAGNTLYAENCAACHGDQGEGKLGPALNSKAFLNATADETLVSLIRTGVPGSVMPAWGQAFGGPFTDQQAAQVVAYLRAWEPTAPDVKPVTSAPDPVRGAGVFANTCFICHGEDGQGTARAPALNDPRRLKEFDDGWYRDVIAHGRPAKGMPTWGTVLSPRQINDVVALLAAWRAGRTVTPSATLATQINSALYALRQFDRVDAAFFLSAAIPLANSAQQAEIVAVVDLVKQNHLSEAEARLLLLLPPSELGKEIFESNCASCHASDGSGGMGKNLRGSNFVKSKTDAELVTFLVAGRSGTAMNGFQGILSEEQLKYVIALMRTWR
- a CDS encoding Rieske 2Fe-2S domain-containing protein produces the protein MMAETIRDDKLTRRNFLLVLWGASTLGLSGQGLAALFQFLQPRVDAGGFGSKVVAGNLDEFRPGTVTYVQKSRCYISRLADGGMLALWQRCTHLGCTVPWREEQGQFLCPCHSSVFNRQGEVTGGPAPRPLDLFPLSVKDGKLLVDTSRPTERAAFERAQVFYPA